The segment ATGCTTCGCTGGTTGCCATTGCCGCTTCCCACCCGATTATAGCAGTTTTACGCGTACTTCCCCAATGATACTGACCTAACGTGCCTGTAGACTGAATTATCCGGTGACAGGGAATAATAAAGGCCACCGGATTAGCACCTATAGCTGAACCTACAGCCCGGGAAGCAGACGGCATTCCTATCTCTTTGGCAACTGCACCATAAGTTGTCAATTGTCCGGTCGGGATTTTCAATAAAGTCTCCCACACTTTCAACTGAAAATCTGTTCCTTTTAAATGTAATTTAATCTCACTGATGCGATCCCAGTCATGCGTAAAAATATAAAGGGCATGTTGTTGGGCAGCATCAGCAAATTGCCGGTAAACGGCATTGGGAAATTTGGTTTTTAAAATTTCCAGTGCATCTTCAGCAACATCAGCAAAAGCGATATGACAGATTCCCTTAGCAGTAGAAGCGACCAGGATGTTACCAAACGGGGTTTCAGCAAAGCTATAATTGAT is part of the Pedobacter cryoconitis genome and harbors:
- a CDS encoding bifunctional helix-turn-helix domain-containing protein/methylated-DNA--[protein]-cysteine S-methyltransferase, translated to MKAQEETNYSRIAQAISYINGNFKTQPGLEEIAEKINLSPFHFQRLFTEWAGVSPKKFLQYLTVEHAKKMLKENQATLFETAFETGLSGTSRLHDLFVNIEGMTPGEYKNGGENLTINYSFAETPFGNILVASTAKGICHIAFADVAEDALEILKTKFPNAVYRQFADAAQQHALYIFTHDWDRISEIKLHLKGTDFQLKVWETLLKIPTGQLTTYGAVAKEIGMPSASRAVGSAIGANPVAFIIPCHRIIQSTGTLGQYHWGSTRKTAIIGWEAAMATSEA